DNA sequence from the Suricata suricatta isolate VVHF042 chromosome 5, meerkat_22Aug2017_6uvM2_HiC, whole genome shotgun sequence genome:
GGTGACAGAACTGAGATCCGTAGCTCAAAGAAGGGAAACTTTGGACTCTGCAAGCCGTGGGTCTGAAGCTACTGGATCCACAGCCCAGTGGGTAGCAGCTCCTGGATCCAAAACCCAGAGACCCAGAGAAAGTTGTCTGGCAGGGACTGCAGAGCGTGGAGGCCCTCGGGCGGGAGCAGGATGTCTGGCAGGGGCTGGACACCGCGCAGGACGTCTGGCAGCTGGTGGGCTCACAGCAAGTCTCCTGGCAGCCGCTGTAGAGGGAGGAGCCCAGCTGGCAGGTGCTGGGAGAGCAGAGGTCAGTGCGGTAGACCAGGTTGCTGGGAGAAGAAGAGCCACAGGTGGAGCTTGGGAAGCACTGGTAGCCCCCAAGGGGATGGGAGGAGAAGTTTCCAGAGCAGCAGCTGTAGGACATATTGGCAGGAGATGTGAGCTCAGCTGAGTGACGGAAGATTCTGTGCTTGAATATTACTCCTCAAGTGAGGCTTTGTATGCTCTTAGCGATGGGTGTGGCACCTTACAGCATCATAATTTCCAGATTTGGAGTCCCTCATTTGCATACATGTAACTCAGTAATCCTCTTTGTAATTGGAGTTAACTCTCTTCATCTTATATTTATGGGCACACTCATTTTATAGCTCTATGTCAGTGAATTACATCCATGTCACAAATGCTATGACAGTATGTAATTGATGCCTACTCCATCATGGCCAGGGAAGCCCCTCTTATTTTTCTGGTCATGACTACTTGTACATGTGCTCAGATTTGGCTGAGGAATGCTTTCTTCGAAAGCATTTCTTCACGGGGATTATACGGCAGTAATGTCCCTTTTGTGTCAGTGTCTGAGCAGCAGAAATCTGGTCTTGATGAAGAACCTTTTAAAGATTGCCCCTACATCAAGCCATTTATTCACACTCTTTAATATAATCTTGCATCTAGTACTTACTATTAGTAATGCTTACTTTGTCCAGTTTAGAGGGTTCTAAGAAAAGGAAGccaaagaaattgaaagagaTGATTAGAAGTGGGCATAATTCTGAACAAATATGTtgtaaaaatttagtgtttagaaaaatgaaatcaaatctaAAGCTAGAAGAGACCAATATGGACACATGTGAAGAAAACCAAACTATTGACATGAGGTGAGGAAACAAGAGATAGTGGTAGAAAGAGTAATAGGActgttgggattttctctcccacTGGACAACTTGTGGATATTCTACTTCTTAGTTtcatcatataaaattatttcaaaatgaacttAATTCATGGCCTTTGTATAATACATGTACATGTGCAAAACTTCCTGAGGTCTACCCTCCCACAACTCTTGAAAGTTTGAATGTTTTCTGAGTATTTCCAAAGTCATGGcagattctgtttttctccttgcttttggTACATGATTCTGTCCCTGCTTTCTTACTAGATGGGACCCTGGTTTGCAGATCTTGAAGTTTATAATTTGGGGGGAcctctttaagaaaatgaatacaacatTATGAATATAATTGTAGATAAAAATATGAGAGCTaatgtagaataaaaataatattaacaaatacAAACTTACAGATGACAATAAAACACAACTATCACAAAATCAAGACAATAACATGATATTATAATCATCACTATCATCTATAACATTTCCTCTATATTCATTGGCTGCATAGCCTTTGGTCACATTCACATATGACAATGATTTTGTCAACAACATTTTCTGTAGAAAGAATAGaatgtaattcatttttttcttccaaaattatgtatcaaaaaatacataaattatt
Encoded proteins:
- the LOC115292711 gene encoding keratin-associated protein 13-1-like translates to MSYSCCSGNFSSHPLGGYQCFPSSTCGSSSPSNLVYRTDLCSPSTCQLGSSLYSGCQETCCEPTSCQTSCAVSSPCQTSCSRPRASTLCSPCQTTFSGSLGFGSRSCYPLGCGSSSFRPTACRVQSFPSLSYGSQFCHPSFLTSRTFQSSCYRPMCRSGFY